GACACCTTCCAGAAGGCGCTGCGCGAGGAGGAGAAGcggaggaagaaggaggagaagcgCAAGGAGATCCGCAAGGGCCCGCGCATCTCGCGCTCGCAGTCGGAGCTGTAAGCACCGGGCTGCACCTCCACGGGGCCGGCTTCGGGGCGGGGGCCGGGTCCCGTGccctcagggctgctcccacccGTGGGGCCGTGCCGCCTCTGCCCGCGGGTGGGCCGGGGAGCCCGCCGTGCTGCTGCTTGTGagttttggggtggtttttgtgttttgtttgcccCGGTCATACCTGGCCTCTGCCCGGTCGCTACCTCTGCCCGACCCCGTGCCCCGGGGGCTGTTTTCCCATACGGCCGGCGTTCCAGCTGCGGCCCCACGGTTGGAAGGCCGGCTCCCAGCCCAGCCGGTGCCTGGCGGGGACAGCGGGGTGCGCGGCTCCCCACCGAAACTCCCTCCGGGACCCAAAGCGGCAGCGGGAGCACCGCCGGGATGGTGCTGGGGCGGGGGCCGTGCCACGCTGCCTTCAGGGAAGGGGAAACGTCCTTCGGTTCTTCGTGCAGAGCCGGCTgtgggggcggcggggacgcGCGCTGGAGCGGGGCGCGCCTCGTTTCTCCCGAATAAACCCCAGTTAGTGTcgttaatttttttttaacgaaGGCGAGCCCGTCTCCTGGTGCTGTTTCCGTGCGAACCGGGTCCGGCTGCCCCCTGCCGCCCGCCCAGCGTCCCGGCGGGGCCGCGGTGGGGCCGGCAGGGGGCAGGAGCCAGGCCCGCGGGTGCCCCGCGCGCGTCCCGCCCGGCGCGGGGTGGCGCGCCTTGCCGCGCGGGGGCCACGCCCCCCTCATGAATATTCGGCGggggagggggcgtggcctcgCATGCTAATCGCAGCTGCTGATCGGTGACGCGCCCTCACGCCACGCGCCGCCGCGCGCGCCCATTGGCCGGCGGCGCCCTGGTCTCACTGACAACGCgtggggggcggccgggggcgcgccaagatggcggcgggaCGGCGGCGCGAGCCGGCAGCCTCCGCCTGACGGGCAgggaccggcaccggcaccggggggcggcaccggggggcggccggggccaTGGAGGGCGGCGAGCTGGGCGCCGACGGCATGGACACGCTGACGGAGCTGGGCGACGAGCTCACGCTGGGCGACATCGACGGTGGGTGCGCGGTGCTGGGATCCGCTGTAACGGGGGACCGGGGGCTGCCGCGGCCCCGTGCCgcgggggtggggtgggggggggcccGGCGCCGTGCCCGGCcgcaggggggctgggggcggagggctgcggggagccgccgccgccgcctccccgccctGTCCCCACCCCGGGGACGGGCGCCGGGGTCGCTTCCCGTGGTGGCCCCGTCCCGGCTGGCACCGCCGTGCCCTCAcccgccggccccggggaggCGGCCTCCGGGTgcggcagcccccggggaggGGCGGCGGAGGCTGGCGCAGGGCCCTCGCCTCGTGCCAGGtgtgcggggccgggccgggccgtgccggcgAAACCGGCGGCGGGCGGAGAGGCGCGGCCCCTCTGGGCGTTGTGCTGCCGTGGGCCCGGCTGGGGCCGTGCCTCGGCACCCGTCGGGACAGAGCCCCCCTCGGCGCCGGCAGCCCGGGTTtgtccccagccagcacccGGCAGCCGCCCCGCAAAGCTCTCGTGCGCAGAACGTAGGCACCCGGGCTTTAAAGCGGAGAGCCCGGGAGCTGGGGTTTGGCTTCGCTTGTTGCAGCTGGGAAAGCTCTCGTACACCTCACGCAGGTGGCTTCGACCCCAGCGTGCGAAGTTAGCAGCCTCTGAAGATGTGATCCGACACGTGGGGGAAGAGCGGCTTTCCAAACgccccccagcacagctggtgAATATCCTGTGCTCTCTATCACACAGGACTTGCCAGGCTCCGGAGTAAGAGCTGAGTCTCTTCCAGGGCAGATCTTGCCTAATTCTTGTTTATTTCCTGCTGGCGGTAGTGCCACCTGATCGCGAAATAGCAGTGCCGTCAAGTGAAAAGCCGCGAAAGTACAGCGCTGGGGGAATTAGCAAGTTTACCACGGTGAGGGTGATTTCGGATGgtcccagctgctcccagtcTGAGGGCGAGGACCCGCTGTGCGCGTTACCCACACCACATCCGTGGGGACGCCGTGCTGCAGGCTCCGGCCCCAGGCAGCCCTGCTTGCTGTGGCAGCGCTTTGTCGGAGTTTACTGAGGCGTCGCACGAAAGCCATTCAGAGTAATCCAGCAATCTGCTTTCCCCTCCCTAACTGTGGCTGATTATTCAGCTGTAAGCCCTCTGTCGCATCCTTGTGTCCGGAGCCGCGGCCGTGGTTCATGGCCGGAtcctggggtggggaagggcaTCCCCACGCTGCCTGCCGCCGCCCCGTGCATGCGGATAAGGGAAGCGTTCGGGTGGCTTACGGGGCATAATCCCGTTAAACTGGATTAAACAGGGAAGAGGAAGCTTCGGTCTTGAACGATGGTCTCCTCTGTCCTCTGTAGGGCAGAGTTACAGCGAGGTGGTAGAAGCCTCTCAGAGTCGGTCTGGTAACATGCTGGGGAAGGCGGGATAGGGAGAAACTGCTGTGCAGTTGTTACAGCCCAGGAATGAACAGGCAatatagttaaaaataaaatgaaaaaaaaaaacaaccacaagtGTTTTTCTAATGGCTTAGATGTATGCATGCGTTGCTCTGCTAAAGTTCTGTGaagtgttgttttcttgtttcccGCTATTTTCCTGTAAACTTGAAAGTGAAACAAGGTTAAGCTGAACCTTTATCCACGCCTCTTCCAGTTTCCAGAAACCCCCAGTTTCCCAGCTGGGGCTCAGTAGGGAAGGAGAGATGGGTGATGTGAAACTACCCTGAAGGCAGCTGGGTGGGAGAATGGCTCCTACATGGAGCTGCTcgttttcttccttccacaaGTGCTAGACTGGAACAGGGGTTGAACTAGATGGTGACACTTTCAATATATTAGAGGTGGCTTTACACTCTAGTCTCTGCCTGGATCCTGAAGTCCTGGAAAATGTTGTCAGAGCGTTCTGCCTTTTGTTCTGAGTCGCTGGCCACCTCTTGGCTCCTGCCTGGAGGTGTTAGGCTGGCGTTGTGCTATCTCTGGAGCTTTGGAAGCACCCGCGGCTgccttgtgtgtgtgcacttcTGTGTGAGTCCTGCCCCAGTGATTCATGCAATAAAAATGCACCAAACGTTTCCCTCcttgcagagatgctgcagttTGTCAGCAACCAGGCGGGGGACTTCCCGGACCTGTTTTCGGATTCCTTGTGCGGCACCTTccagggcggcggcggcaccaccaccaccagcagtagcagcagcagtggcagcggGACCCTGGACCCTCCGCGCCCGTACGGCCAGGCGCCCCTGCAGCCCTTCCCAccgcccgccgcctccccgcagCTGCAGAGCGTCCAGGTGAAGGTccccccgcagcgcccggcgccgctgctccagccccggccccagctccagccgcagctccagcagcagacGGTGATGATCGCCCCGACGTTCAGCTCCGCTCCCCAGACCAGGATCATCCAGCAGCCCGTCATATACCAGAACACAGCCACGAGTTTTCAAGGTAGGGTTTGGGGTAGGGCAGTGCTCGCAGCACGTGCACGGTTCTTGTACCTGTAGCAAAAGGCTTAGAGAGTCCCACAGGTATCCGTGGCCGTTGTGAGCCTGAAGATCTTTCTTCTGCAGGGTATGTGGGGTGTTTCTTCTCCTGCGCACGTGGCTTTGACTGAGCGAGCATGAGCAGCTTTCATAAAGGAGATCGTAAATCGTCTTGTGCCACCTCTTGGTGTCCTCCGTTGTGGCCATCTCCTATGGCTTGGGTTGGACCCCCCAAGACCCaagcagggaggtgctggttAGGCACGCTGTGTAACATAACAGAAGTGATGGGTGCTGAGCTACCAGACTCGCAGGGCTTTGGCTTCATTTTATCTCAGCTGATGCAtcctggaaagctgctgttctAGGTGCAGCATCCTCTCGCAGGAGCTGAGTTCTGACCAGCCTGTGGGAAGCGTTAGGTGGGCGCTGCCTGCGGAGAAGctctgggaagaggaggagtgaATCTGGGAGCATTTATAGCCTCCAAAATAGGGACCTGGGCGTTTGCGGGCCGTTCCTGACCTCTCCCCTGCTTTGCAGTCCTCCAGCCTCAGGTGCAGAGCCTGGTGACGTCCTCGCAGGTGCAGCCGGTCGCCATCCAGCAGCAGGTGCAGGCGGTGCAGGCGCAGCGCGTGCTGACGCAGGCTGCCGGCGGCACCATCCAGACGCTGGCGCCGGCCACGGTTCAGACGGTGGCTGCGCCGCAGGTCCAGCAGGTCCCAGTAAGTGCAGGGGTGTGTGGGGCGCTTCTGTGGCTACGGCTGGGAGGGCCCTGGGGGGAGAAACCTCATTTAAATGAGCTTCCTTTGAGTTTTCCGTGCTTCTCCTTTTCCAAGTCTACTGCCACTTCTTAAGAGACTGATGATAAGGgaatgctttatttcagttcttccaTCATGGTTCATCTTTTTGGTGCTACGCTGTCATTTgatcttgttttaaaacacacGTGAGGGTGAAAGTCTTGTGTTTCTGTGTCAGATAAGTGGTTTTGGCACTCAACATGGAAAAGTTACTCTGGTTCAACCGTATTAGACCATCTATAATGTTCTTTATATGTCAGCACTGACAAGGTACTCGAAAAAGGAAGTGCAAGTTGGGTTATGGCAAAATAACTGTTGGTTTTGATCTGCTTGACATCCTGTTCAGACCCTCTCGTTTTGAGGGTTTGCACCAGGTTCTGGCATGTCCAAAAACCGTCCTGGCAATACAAGGTGCGAGGTGGAAGAAATTTGTAGTGGTCCTGCTCATTGCTCACCCACCGAGATACAGCATTACAATTCTGCCGTTGCCTGCCTCTGTCTACCAAGATCAGCAGAGGAATGCGTGCCTACTCGTCCCTTCATCCGGGTCTGTTTTCCATCTAGGTTCTGGTCCAGCCCCAGATCATAAAGACGGACTCCCTCGTCTTGACCACCCTGAAGGCGGATGGCAATCCCGTTATGGCTGCGGTGCAGAATCCAGCGCTCACAGCGCTCACCACTCCTATTCAgaccacagctctgcaggtACCACCGtgaacattgtttttttctcctcttcccctcgCTGGCATTATTTCCCCTGGTAGGAGAAGGAGGGTTGGAGTTTAGTGTTCATCAGTGATGCGGATGGGAGGGTTTCCAAGTGCTGCTCTGGTCGTGGCCAAAGTGAGTAATACCCTGCTTCTGCCAAGGCTAAATACACAGATTGTACATTTTTTGGCAGCCTCCCATGGCCAGTAAGCAACGACCAAGGGCACAGTTCTGTTTACCTTTTTCTGGTATTACAAGGAGAAGAGTATGACCTAAGAATTCCATGCAGTTTTTAACCTCTGTGGAAGCCACTGAAAGGTAGCTGACTTGGAATAGCTGTGgaccttcttttctccctcagcagcaaCTAATAGCAATGTGTTGAAcataaaaactaattaaactACTCCTCAAAGGGCATTTGCACCGAGGATTCAGCGTCATCGTTCAAGATGGCTCCTGTGCTTCAGGGCCATAACTTGTTATTCACTCGGAGAAACTTGTGCCCCCAAAGATACTTTTATCACGGTCCTGTGCATTCTGCAAAGATCCTTCTGTTCAAATATTTGCTGCTGGAGACAGATAATCTTGCAAGTCTGGACTAAAGTTCTGACTTCTGTATAACATCGTAGGCATGTTGTGTACTTGTTAGCAGCCAGGCCAAAATCGTCCATTTGCTCACTTTTAGGCGGCGCTTTCACACGGAGGTGAGGTTTATGTGACTGTGTTTGATGGACACACAATCCACAAGGCGTTCTGAACACATTGAAATTTCCTGGAGATTATTCAAGGAGAGGTGGAAGACTTTAAGCTGAAACTTGACAAATAAGTGAAATGaaactaaattaatttctacTATCCCAGTTAGAAGACTATTTCAGAGTCAAAATAGTTCCTAAATTTCCTTGTGgctagtttattttcatttccatcagTCTGACTTTTAGTGTAAATAACTCTTCCTATCCCTAATAGTTTTTCTGATCCTGGGTGTACTTTAGAGACCAGTTGTACCCTTCCCAATCTTGTTTTACTAGTTTAAGTAGTCtaaattcttttctcttctgtctgaTCATCTTCTCTGATGATCCTAGAAGTACCTCTGTGCAACCGTTCTGGTGGGATTCATCTTTTATTGTGGAGCACATACTGCTTTGGTTTGGTGGAGGTGTCTCCACCAAATGTGATGTGGCTCTTGTCTACAATTAGGTGATCTAGTCCAAACTCTTCACACCAGTGTGTAACACTCATTGCCTTGATTCCTCATCTTAAGGCATTTTTGTAGCTTAAAGTTGTTAGGGATctactttttcctcatttaatcTAACTCAAATTAACTCAAGTCAGAGTTTGTCTTTCTGCAGTCAGGACCTTTCTAACATTATTGGTTCAGAGGTAGCATTGCTTATTGATGGTCTAACAACTTCCTTTGTCCATGGAAGAGGTGGATCAGAAGGATTCGAGGAGCAACAAAACCTTGGTCCGTTTCTCTGTTTAGTTAGTGGATGAAAAGAGCATGGTATTGGTGAAAGGGTGTTGGGGTGATGGAGAAGAAGAGATCCTTGGGGAGACACTGGCCTGCCCCTTTGTTTTTGAGCTCTGTGAACTTTTCCTGATTCTTTTTACTCATTTTGCTCTTACCATCATAAATCTCATGTGTATCAGCTGATTGCTATTGACACTTCTTATGCCTTATCCTTGTAGACCCTCGTTGGGAGCAATGGGACCATTCTGACCACAATGCCAGTGATGATGGGGCAAGAAAAGGTGCCTATCAAACAAGTTCCAGGGGGAGTCAAGCAACCAGAACCACCtaaagaaggagagaggagaacaACTCACAACATCATTGAGAAGCGTTATCGGTCATCTATAAACGATAAGATCATTGAGCTGAAGGACCTCATTATGGGGACAGATGCCAAGGTAAAGATGTGGAATCTGGTGTCACGAATACTTGTGTCCTCAGGTGCTTGTTGCTCTACCAGATGAAGCAGTTGGGTACGTACTGCTGTTAGTAGTATGCATGCGTATATTGGGATAAGACTGTCGTGGAATACTTGTGCAATGGAAAGCTTGATAATTGCTTTCAGGAAAGGTCACCTGTAAAATGTTGTTGTGCTAGCAGTCCTGTTTCTTGGAAATCAGAACAAACACATAAGGTATAGCTTACATTAGGCCTAACTTAAATAGGTCCTCTACGCAGAAGATCAAAGTGGATATCTTGATGACTCTGCCAAACCAGAACTTGCATCgtttacatttccttttccttgtaaCTGCAGTAGGGAAGTAGGGATGAGGattttttgcttctgctgctgttatggtttttcaaaaaaaaaaaaaaaaaaaggttgaatgCTGCTATAAAATCTAAACCAGTGGCTTGCACAGAGCTTTCCAGCTGGATTCCAGTAGATATTGAGTTGTAAAAGCTCCTGTTCACTCAAATGTTAGAAACTCTCTTGTACCACCTGTGACCTGCATTCAGGTCTGTGCTGTTCACTTTTCCCATGTTGGCCGAACGGTGATGTTCTTGATACCCATGTGCTTACATGGCCTTTGCACAAGCACGTGTGTTAGTGAAGTCACCTTCTGTTGCTGGGTGGAAGCtttaggttttaaaatattgattatGTGCAGTGGCTTCAAAGCGCtttagggctgtgtttccaagCTAGACTTGACAGCCTCTTCTGGAAGTGTGTATTTTCATGGGGATGGACAAAGGACTGAGGCAGAGGGAGAACTGGAACAATTAAACCGTGTTATCTCAATTAACCATGGTTAACTGGCAGCAGCTTGCTCCATCCCAGAAGAGCGCCActtcttcatttcaaaactaTGATGTTTTCTAAGGACTATTTCTGTTTGAAGTCGAGACATGAACTCTTGTAACTTGAACGTTTATCTGTTTCCACTgtactgtctttaaaaaaaacaaaacaacaacaacaaaaccttagATCTTAAATAAAGATCTCTTCTCATAGAGAGAACTTAAAAACTTAGAGAGATCCGAGGTACAGTGACTCAAGTCCTGTTGTCCAGTCCTAGTGTGCCTTTCAAAGTAAGGTACCTtgccattattttattttatttatttattttgcttctgccAAGAAGTTCTCAAcacctttttgtttgtattcatGATGTGAAGGGTTGTGGTACTCTTATGAGCACGAGTGGGCCTTCTGAAGCTCAAAGGATAAACTGTGTTCTGCTTGTCTGAATTCCTTGCAGATGCACAAGTCTGGTGTCCTGCGAAAAGCCATTGATTACATTAAATATCTGCAACAGGCCAACCATAAACTGAGACAGGAGAACATGGTTCTGAAGCTGGCTAACCAGAAAAACAGTAAGTTGCAGAGGCTGCGCGGGAGGGAGGCAGTCAGGAGGGATTTAGAGTGCCTCTTGCGGTTTCTTGTTGTTGGCAAAAGTAGATGGGTGCAGACTGTGGTGATGGTGGCCAGTATTCCTGCAAGGGCAGAGCCAATCTGAGTGAGACTGGCAAGATACAGGATCGAGAAACATGTGCATAATGCGCTCTGATTCTTGCAGAGCTGTTGAAGGGCATTGACCTAAGCAGTCTGGTTGATAATGATGCAGACCTGAAGATAGATGACTTCAACCAGAATGTTCTCCTGATGTCTCCTCCGGCCTCTGACTCGGGATCCCAGGCTGGCTTCTCTCCCTATTCCATCGATTCAGAGCCAGGAAGCCCACTGCTTGATGATGCAAAGGTACTTGTGACTTGATTCATCAAATTCAAGGTGTCTGCTTCAGGGATACGTAAGAGACAGAGTTTGAATTCTCCTAATTCGTGAGAGTGGAGCCAGCAGACATCTCTCTAAGCAGAGCTGTAGGTCTCAGAAATACATTGGAAGGATGAGGAAGGTGCATGggtgtgttttattatttttttttgaatgattgAGACTATTGTCTGAGCCATACTGTAGCTGCTAGAAGAGCTTAGCTTGGGCTGTAGCTCCTGTAGATTCTCTGTGGACTGATGGTGAATGAATCCCAAATTCATGACCCAAAACAGCCCATGGCTCTCAAGAGATGTCCTATGATTACAGCAGgagaacttggaaaaaatatgatgGCCTCAGCTGTGGGTAATGGGACTGTGAATAACCACAGTTACAGGGATCTATTAGCTACCTTCAGCTGATGGGTTCATTTTGTGGGTATTACAGAAGAACTGGGTCTGAGGGAGACCCTCAGAAGAGGAAATTAGTCCTGGCCTAAAGCAGGGATCCAGTTAATGGTAATTGGAATGACTGGGAGCAGAAGGAAGGTGAAGGTACTCCGGTACTTCAGCCTTATCTTACTGAGCTAGGGCAAGCTCCACCAGAGTTCTTACTGATGTTGGTcttaaacaaattttaaaagtttttctctttccttcttccctacCTCTCTCTTTGcataagcattttttattttaaagaatgttaagcagattttcttcttcctttttttcgCCCTGCTAATTCTCTGAAGGTTAAAGATGAGCCTGACTCTCCTCCTGTGGCCCTTGGTATGGTGGACCGCTCTCGAATCCTCCTCTGTGCCCTCACGTTCCTGTGCCTCTCCTTCAACCCTCTAACGTCCCTTCTGGATGCCCGAGGAAGCCCAGAATCTGACAGCCTCGTGCGCCACGGCTCTGGCAGGAGCATGCTGACCATTGAGTCAGGTAACAAGTTAGGGCACTATGAGTTAGGATCTCTCTGAGGCATCTTCAcctttagtttgttttttaaggcaGCTAACTGATTTTTGTAACTTATTAAGTATTGCCTGAAGAATTACTTCAGAAACGTGCTGCTATAAGGTGTTGAAACTGGCTTGTTTCATGTGCTTACTCCATGCTATTTGCAGTTTAGAGGACAGCAGCTTAGGTGAGCGTGGGAGGTTCTGTAGGCATCTTGTCACTTCCCCAGCTGGTCAATGTGCTTCAGCGTTGCTTTGTAAACTTAATTAAGTCTGGAAAACAACACTGAGATATTGAATACCCATGGGTGGATCTGATAGCTTTCCTAGAATGTCTTGCATGAAGGTAATTTAGAAGTGCTGACTCAGTTTTTGTAAAACAGTCTTGTAAAAATAACAGTTGTGATTTGGTTAGGAATGTTGGGGCTTGGAGTTGATGAGGAGGTGTCGATGCAGGTGTCTTCTGATTAAAATACCACTTGTAGTATCAAGTTTTGCAAACAGAGCAATACATCCTTGTTGTTCTGGGTGAGCCCGTGCTCGTCCTGTTGCAAGGCTTTCGGTGTGCAGGTCAACTTCTCACTTTCCTTTTGGGATGCCCATTGCAGACGCCGGCGGGTGGTTTGGCTGGATGATGCCCACGCTGATCCTGTGGCTTGTGAACGGAGTGATTGTCCTGAGCGTGTTCGTGAAGCTCCTTGTGCACGGAGAGCCGGTGACCCGCTTGCACTCGAGATCGTCGGTCACCTTCTGGAGGCACCGCAAGCAGGCAGACCTGGATTTGGCACGGGTAGAGCTGGCTCCTCGTTTCGCATCAAATGCGACCTGTAGGAGGGGGCACGGGCAAACGTGACCTAATGAGGCAGTGCCTGACACTTGCAAGAATGTGGTATTTCTGGATGGTAGCCGGCCTGATTTTCTGAGAAGTCGGTGGAACTTGTTTGTCTTGAGCAGGTTGCTGTTCTTCCTTGGCCTGAATTAGTGAGGCACGGGCATCGGGGTTGTTAGAGCTGCCTGGGTTCTGTGCTTGTGCCTTGCTCCTGTGTCTTGTGGCAGGGTTTTGGTTCCTGTCCCAATTCTGGCAAACAGTCAGTGCTCGAGAGTGTCTTTTCTGTAACGCAGGCGTGTTTTGATGGTCGTTCAGCGGAAGCTTCCAGCTGGGCCAGATTTGAAGCTGGTGTAAGCTGCCCTCGTGTTTACTGGAATTATGGTGACTTCCTCAGCTGAAGACATTGCCCTAGCTTGTACATCAGTTTGCCTTGCTCCCAGTGCCGAGGAGGTCCCAAAGCGTGCCTGTGGTTATGCTTTTTGTTGCTTCACCTTTGGCTGTGATGTTCGCAGGGGGATTTCGCTGCAGCGGCGTCGAACCTGCAGACCTGCCTGTCGGTCCTGGGCCGAGCGCTGCCGGCTTCCCGCCTGGACCTGGCGTGCAGCCTGTCGTGGAACGTGATCCGCTACAGCCTGCAGAAGCTGGCGCTGGTGCGGTGGCTGCTGAAGAGGACCTCTCATCAGTGGCGGGCCAGGGAGGCCACGGCGGGCTCTGAGGACGAGGCCAAGACCAGCGCTCGGGATGCAGCTCTAGCCTATCACAAGCTCCACCAGCTCCACATAACAGGTAGGGGCTGAGGCGACAGAGACATTGGCCTCGTTGGACTAAATGAAAAGCTCAGGGCTGCTCCTGTAAAGAAAGGGCTCTGCAGGAATGGCTGAAGCAACAGCAGTGTCCCGTTACATCTTCACCAGTCTGCAGAGGTGGCTTAAGGTCCGTCCCAAGCAGCAGTTGATTGAATCCAGTCATTTTCTGCCGCTTGTTTCATTCCTGTCACTTGGGAATGTGATGTGAAAGCAGGGGCTAGGGTTAATTGTTtggaaaaaagtcaaatttctgAAGCTGTGTAAAGCGCAGATGGCCAGTTGGTGTTGATACGCTTCGAAAACCTGGGCATGTGCACATGTACTGAGGAAGTGCTTGAATGTTCCTTGTGAACAGttgtttttgctgcttcctTGGCAAActaatttgtaattttaatagGCTACAAGCCCATCAGAAATCCAGGTTAAACTTCCGAACTTCCTAATCTTGCTGTGTAAATTGTAGTTATGCCACCATGGACAACGATAAAACGCTCTTGTATTTAAGAGTGTCTGTGTAGATATCCGTAGAGGTGTGGACAGCAAAGGAGTTCAGTTCTGTGATGGTGATGCATGTAAGGAGACAAACTtattggtggttttttttggggaaGTTTTAGCTATGGAGGGCATTCTTGCAGAAGCACGGCTGTGAATGTCACCCTTAGTATCTGTGGAGGGAAGATTTGGTTATAGCCACTCTGTGGGAATGCAGGCGAGACATGGGACTTCTGGTATCAGCTGGTTCGTATTTGTCTGCCTAGGACAGTGCCCCTGCAAACTGTGTTGTTACCAAGTAGCTGGTGCTAGCGTGCCTCGGGTTAACcgttctcttttctcttctggtgCAGGTAAACTTCCCTCCAGCTCCGCTTACTCTGGCTTGCACATGGCCCTGTGCGCCGTGAATCTGGCCGAGTGCGCGGAAGAAAAGATCCCCCCCAGCACCATGGCTGAAATCCACCTGACGGCTGCCGTTGGCTTGAAGACCCGCTGCGGGGGCAAGCTGGGCTTCCTGGCGGTGAGTGATTGTGTCCTCTGCAcctcccagcagagctctggg
This genomic window from Cygnus olor isolate bCygOlo1 chromosome 1, bCygOlo1.pri.v2, whole genome shotgun sequence contains:
- the SREBF2 gene encoding sterol regulatory element-binding protein 2 isoform X1, translating into MEGGELGADGMDTLTELGDELTLGDIDEMLQFVSNQAGDFPDLFSDSLCGTFQGGGGTTTTSSSSSSGSGTLDPPRPYGQAPLQPFPPPAASPQLQSVQVKVPPQRPAPLLQPRPQLQPQLQQQTVMIAPTFSSAPQTRIIQQPVIYQNTATSFQVLQPQVQSLVTSSQVQPVAIQQQVQAVQAQRVLTQAAGGTIQTLAPATVQTVAAPQVQQVPVLVQPQIIKTDSLVLTTLKADGNPVMAAVQNPALTALTTPIQTTALQTLVGSNGTILTTMPVMMGQEKVPIKQVPGGVKQPEPPKEGERRTTHNIIEKRYRSSINDKIIELKDLIMGTDAKMHKSGVLRKAIDYIKYLQQANHKLRQENMVLKLANQKNKLLKGIDLSSLVDNDADLKIDDFNQNVLLMSPPASDSGSQAGFSPYSIDSEPGSPLLDDAKVKDEPDSPPVALGMVDRSRILLCALTFLCLSFNPLTSLLDARGSPESDSLVRHGSGRSMLTIESDAGGWFGWMMPTLILWLVNGVIVLSVFVKLLVHGEPVTRLHSRSSVTFWRHRKQADLDLARGDFAAAASNLQTCLSVLGRALPASRLDLACSLSWNVIRYSLQKLALVRWLLKRTSHQWRAREATAGSEDEAKTSARDAALAYHKLHQLHITGKLPSSSAYSGLHMALCAVNLAECAEEKIPPSTMAEIHLTAAVGLKTRCGGKLGFLASYFLSQAQSLCSSERSAIPDSLRWLCHPLGQKFFVERSWTVKSAAKESLYCTQRNPADPIAQVHQAFCENLLERAVDSLVKPQTRKEVVGQEEEEQCEFSSAMEYLKLLNSFLDSMGSGAPPFASNSVLKSALGPDVVCRWWSAAVAMSIGWLRGDDAAVRSHFTEVERVPKSLEISENALVKATFHLCKAMQASLSGKADGQQSSLGHCERASSHLWNSLNVSSGASSTALSNVIQLLACDLLLSLRTSLWQKQASSSQALGETYHASASELTGFQRDLGSLRKLAHGFRPAYRKVFLHEATVRLMAGASPTRTHQLLEHSLRRRTPQSSKQGELDALPGQRERATAILLACRHLPLSFLSSPGQRAVLLAEAARTLEKVGDKRSCNDCQQMIVKLSGGTAIAAS
- the SREBF2 gene encoding sterol regulatory element-binding protein 2 isoform X2, which produces MEGGELGADGMDTLTELGDELTLGDIDEMLQFVSNQAGDFPDLFSDSLCGTFQGGGGTTTTSSSSSSGSGTLDPPRPYGQAPLQPFPPPAASPQLQSVQVKVPPQRPAPLLQPRPQLQPQLQQQTVMIAPTFSSAPQTRIIQQPVIYQNTATSFQVLQPQVQSLVTSSQVQPVAIQQQVQAVQAQRVLTQAAGGTIQTLAPATVQTVAAPQVQQVPVLVQPQIIKTDSLVLTTLKADGNPVMAAVQNPALTALTTPIQTTALQTLVGSNGTILTTMPVMMGQEKVPIKQVPGGVKQPEPPKEGERRTTHNIIEKRYRSSINDKIIELKDLIMGTDAKMHKSGVLRKAIDYIKYLQQANHKLRQENMVLKLANQKNNLKIDDFNQNVLLMSPPASDSGSQAGFSPYSIDSEPGSPLLDDAKVKDEPDSPPVALGMVDRSRILLCALTFLCLSFNPLTSLLDARGSPESDSLVRHGSGRSMLTIESDAGGWFGWMMPTLILWLVNGVIVLSVFVKLLVHGEPVTRLHSRSSVTFWRHRKQADLDLARGDFAAAASNLQTCLSVLGRALPASRLDLACSLSWNVIRYSLQKLALVRWLLKRTSHQWRAREATAGSEDEAKTSARDAALAYHKLHQLHITGKLPSSSAYSGLHMALCAVNLAECAEEKIPPSTMAEIHLTAAVGLKTRCGGKLGFLASYFLSQAQSLCSSERSAIPDSLRWLCHPLGQKFFVERSWTVKSAAKESLYCTQRNPADPIAQVHQAFCENLLERAVDSLVKPQTRKEVVGQEEEEQCEFSSAMEYLKLLNSFLDSMGSGAPPFASNSVLKSALGPDVVCRWWSAAVAMSIGWLRGDDAAVRSHFTEVERVPKSLEISENALVKATFHLCKAMQASLSGKADGQQSSLGHCERASSHLWNSLNVSSGASSTALSNVIQLLACDLLLSLRTSLWQKQASSSQALGETYHASASELTGFQRDLGSLRKLAHGFRPAYRKVFLHEATVRLMAGASPTRTHQLLEHSLRRRTPQSSKQGELDALPGQRERATAILLACRHLPLSFLSSPGQRAVLLAEAARTLEKVGDKRSCNDCQQMIVKLSGGTAIAAS